The Halobellus sp. MBLA0158 genome has a window encoding:
- a CDS encoding sulfurtransferase TusA family protein codes for MSVNFDITETLDVKGASCPMPVVKTKSAVDDLDEGDVLEVVATDPGSMSDLDGWASGTDGVEMLDQVEEGDVYTHYVRKTE; via the coding sequence ATGAGTGTGAATTTCGACATCACGGAGACGCTCGACGTGAAAGGTGCCTCGTGTCCGATGCCGGTCGTGAAGACGAAGTCCGCCGTCGACGACCTCGACGAGGGCGACGTGCTGGAAGTGGTCGCCACGGACCCCGGCAGTATGAGCGACCTCGACGGCTGGGCGTCCGGCACCGACGGCGTCGAGATGCTGGACCAGGTCGAAGAGGGCGACGTGTACACGCACTACGTGCGCAAGACGGAGTAG
- a CDS encoding MBL fold metallo-hydrolase yields the protein MDPEDFPTPDADVESVDPETLKDRIDAGEDVTILDARMQSDYEEWRIDGENVTSINVPYFQFLDEEIDDDVLASIPDDREVTVLCAKGGASEYVAGTLAERGYDVDHLEDGMNGWARIYERVEVARYDGAGTLYQYQRPSSGCLGYLLVADGEAAVVDPLRAFTDRYLDDADELGADLVYALDTHIHADHISGVRDLDEAGVEGVVPANAVDRGVTYADELTTAADGDTFEVGGATVEAIYTPGHTTGMTSYLLGGSLLATGDGLFVESVARPDLEEGDEGAPDAARLLYESLQERVLSLPDDTLVGGAHFSDAAEPAADGTYTAPIGDLVAEMDALSMDEDAFVDLILADMPPRPANYEEIIATNLGQHAVDDEEAFTLELGPNNCAASQESLAGD from the coding sequence ATGGATCCCGAAGACTTCCCGACGCCCGACGCGGACGTCGAGAGTGTCGACCCGGAAACGCTCAAGGACCGCATCGACGCCGGCGAGGACGTCACGATCCTCGACGCGCGGATGCAGTCCGATTACGAGGAGTGGCGCATCGACGGCGAGAACGTCACCTCGATCAACGTCCCGTACTTCCAGTTCCTCGACGAGGAGATCGACGACGACGTCCTCGCTTCGATCCCCGACGACCGCGAGGTCACCGTCCTGTGTGCGAAGGGCGGCGCCAGCGAGTACGTCGCGGGGACGCTCGCAGAACGGGGATACGACGTCGATCACCTCGAAGACGGAATGAACGGCTGGGCGCGCATCTACGAGCGCGTCGAGGTCGCCCGGTACGACGGCGCCGGCACCCTCTATCAGTACCAGCGGCCCTCCTCGGGCTGTCTCGGCTACCTGCTCGTCGCCGACGGCGAGGCGGCCGTCGTCGACCCGCTGCGGGCCTTCACCGACCGCTACCTCGACGACGCCGACGAACTCGGCGCCGACCTCGTCTACGCCCTCGATACGCACATCCACGCGGACCACATCTCGGGCGTGCGCGACCTCGACGAGGCGGGCGTCGAGGGCGTCGTCCCCGCGAACGCGGTCGACCGCGGCGTCACCTACGCCGACGAGCTGACGACGGCCGCCGACGGCGACACCTTCGAGGTCGGGGGAGCGACCGTCGAAGCTATCTACACGCCGGGCCACACTACCGGTATGACCTCCTACCTGCTCGGTGGGAGCCTGCTCGCGACCGGCGACGGGCTCTTCGTCGAGAGCGTCGCCCGCCCCGACCTCGAAGAGGGCGACGAGGGCGCCCCCGACGCGGCGCGGCTGCTCTACGAATCGCTCCAGGAGCGCGTGCTCTCGCTCCCGGACGACACGCTCGTCGGCGGCGCCCACTTCAGCGACGCCGCCGAGCCCGCCGCCGACGGGACCTACACGGCCCCGATCGGCGACCTCGTCGCGGAGATGGACGCGCTCTCGATGGACGAGGACGCGTTCGTCGACCTGATCCTCGCGGATATGCCGCCGCGGCCGGCCAACTACGAGGAGATCATCGCGACCAACCTCGGACAGCACGCCGTCGACGACGAGGAGGCGTTCACCCTCGAACTCGGGCCGAACAACTGCGCGGCGAGCCAGGAATCGCTCGCGGGTGACTGA
- a CDS encoding DUF7384 family protein: MESWGALFDRAAEADVDEAAIGRALERVRDRERDGSDATGSDGDVSPPAESGPARVVADADVLAADLLVDGDARRALDHLRAHSWTALVASDPLVDDAAAVVADLADDALAADWRERVDAWREPVSQPLGDHPALASAYRGGAMHLLSLDERLLSTQASATLGGRLSVSARHPRAFATLFDPEGLYGEVAGGEYPGPDRDPRE, encoded by the coding sequence ATGGAATCGTGGGGCGCGCTCTTCGACCGGGCGGCCGAGGCCGACGTCGACGAGGCGGCGATCGGCCGGGCGCTCGAACGGGTCCGCGATCGGGAGCGGGACGGTAGCGACGCGACCGGGAGCGACGGCGACGTGTCGCCGCCGGCGGAGTCCGGGCCGGCGCGCGTCGTCGCCGACGCCGACGTCCTCGCGGCCGACCTCCTGGTCGACGGCGACGCCCGGCGCGCGCTCGATCACCTCCGGGCCCACTCCTGGACGGCCCTCGTCGCGAGCGACCCGCTCGTGGACGACGCCGCGGCGGTCGTGGCCGACCTCGCCGACGACGCCCTCGCGGCGGACTGGCGCGAGCGGGTCGACGCGTGGCGCGAGCCCGTCTCCCAGCCCCTCGGCGACCACCCGGCGCTGGCCTCGGCGTACCGCGGCGGCGCGATGCACCTGCTGTCCCTCGACGAGCGGCTCCTCTCGACGCAGGCGAGCGCGACGCTCGGCGGCCGCCTGTCGGTGAGCGCCCGCCACCCGCGGGCGTTCGCGACGCTGTTCGATCCCGAGGGCCTCTACGGGGAGGTCGCGGGCGGCGAGTACCCCGGCCCGGATCGGGACCCGCGCGAGTGA
- a CDS encoding cytochrome b/b6 domain-containing protein, translated as MTNLDHGKFTRVTTVFHSLLALDVFFLFFTGYGIMFNDELWWLASLMGGTAGVAAVHRVAGAGLVALVVFWIVLQVISPTGRSNFREILPKRGDMEAFVQDIRFMLGRADERHPNARQFAGHTADEVPLLSYVGKGVVFIFAIELTLLTISGLLIWSKTGIMDLFATKAAAMAFVVFHGLLGVIMLMGVMFHIYEHGFHPAFYPIETKAFIPRSMVPEHHGDGEPEGTGIENLSLSPSWRWASTVMGSFVVIGIVSVLLGSLFDEGYPVPREIAIGGGPTNLLLTVGINIGIFVLLFGLVLSMYGNVLRVRWERELEKEVSEEGRTATDGGEPAED; from the coding sequence ATGACCAACCTCGATCACGGGAAGTTCACGCGCGTCACCACGGTCTTCCACTCGCTTTTGGCGCTGGACGTGTTCTTCCTGTTTTTCACCGGCTACGGCATCATGTTCAACGACGAACTGTGGTGGCTGGCGAGCCTGATGGGCGGCACCGCGGGCGTGGCCGCCGTCCACCGGGTCGCGGGCGCCGGCCTCGTCGCTCTCGTCGTGTTCTGGATCGTCCTCCAAGTGATCTCTCCGACCGGTCGGAGCAACTTCCGAGAGATCCTGCCCAAACGGGGAGATATGGAGGCGTTCGTTCAGGACATCAGGTTTATGCTCGGACGGGCCGACGAACGCCATCCCAACGCCCGACAGTTCGCCGGTCACACGGCCGACGAGGTGCCCTTGCTGTCGTACGTCGGCAAGGGCGTCGTGTTCATCTTCGCCATCGAGCTGACGCTTCTGACCATCTCGGGGCTGCTCATCTGGAGCAAGACCGGAATTATGGACCTCTTCGCGACGAAGGCGGCCGCGATGGCGTTCGTCGTCTTCCACGGACTGCTCGGCGTCATCATGCTGATGGGCGTGATGTTCCACATCTACGAACACGGCTTCCACCCCGCGTTCTACCCCATCGAGACGAAGGCGTTCATCCCGCGGAGCATGGTGCCGGAGCACCACGGCGACGGGGAGCCGGAGGGCACCGGCATCGAGAATCTGTCGCTGTCGCCCTCCTGGCGGTGGGCCTCGACGGTGATGGGCTCGTTCGTCGTCATCGGCATCGTCTCGGTGCTGTTGGGGAGCCTGTTCGACGAGGGGTATCCCGTCCCCCGCGAGATCGCCATCGGCGGCGGGCCGACGAACCTCCTCTTGACCGTCGGGATCAACATCGGCATCTTCGTCCTGCTCTTCGGCCTCGTGCTGTCGATGTACGGGAACGTGCTGCGCGTCCGCTGGGAGCGCGAACTCGAAAAGGAAGTCAGCGAGGAGGGCCGCACCGCCACCGACGGCGGCGAGCCCGCAGAAGACTGA
- a CDS encoding histidine kinase N-terminal 7TM domain-containing protein — MAEWLTPTVAIALMYLGAVPSVAIIYVLYEHRHNPGVPWFLALMGITTVWAVLFATFTLVRSPAITLALANLFWAAVPSTAVAMFLLAYEYVFRTVASRRLISALFAPVAVLFLLSWSNPGNLVFTSAYGIGPDGFLYVPPLGGPVKILVTKVYGYLLASFAAGMFVGEALRTRGVRRRQTLYLLVILCALAATTLIKIVGLVPEYFDPTSAAYSVSGLLFAYSIEKHGLLKFASVARDQAFQEVKDVIVVVDPDDVVVEINRAGSDLLGEAVLGKPLAEVLPDPSESPGETHGRTVALDGADGRRYFSEQTSRIPYGRGDPGQLVVLREITDLKQRQDELSLLKQILVRVFRHNMRNDFNVIEGYASEIRQRGDGRITEMAATIQERARHLQQESEKARELETFFGDEDPVAVSLRDEIDGIVSRYEDRSDVVIRQSVDDVTVLVDPKFGLALDELVDNAITHHESAGPVEITISTECDDDLVVLTFEDNGQGIPGEEIRVLDAGEETNLQHSSGIGLWLVQLIVTRPGGKLHIDSGPEGARIELHLPRGDDAD, encoded by the coding sequence ATGGCCGAGTGGCTGACGCCGACGGTCGCCATCGCGCTCATGTACCTGGGGGCGGTGCCCTCGGTGGCGATCATCTACGTCCTCTACGAGCACCGGCACAACCCCGGCGTCCCGTGGTTTCTGGCACTGATGGGGATCACCACGGTCTGGGCGGTGCTCTTCGCCACGTTCACGCTCGTCAGGTCGCCCGCGATCACGCTCGCCCTGGCGAACCTCTTCTGGGCGGCCGTTCCCTCCACGGCGGTCGCGATGTTCCTCCTGGCGTACGAGTACGTCTTTCGGACGGTCGCCTCCCGTCGGCTGATCTCGGCGCTCTTCGCGCCGGTCGCCGTGCTGTTTCTGCTGTCGTGGAGCAATCCCGGAAACCTCGTGTTCACGTCCGCGTACGGCATCGGCCCGGACGGATTCCTCTACGTCCCGCCGCTCGGCGGGCCGGTCAAGATCCTGGTGACGAAGGTCTACGGCTACCTCCTGGCGTCGTTCGCGGCGGGGATGTTCGTGGGCGAGGCCCTGCGAACGAGAGGGGTTCGCCGCCGACAGACGCTCTACCTGCTCGTCATCCTCTGTGCGCTCGCGGCCACGACCCTGATCAAGATCGTGGGGCTGGTCCCCGAGTACTTCGATCCCACGTCGGCCGCCTACTCCGTTTCGGGGCTGTTGTTCGCGTACTCGATCGAGAAGCACGGCCTCCTGAAGTTCGCGTCGGTGGCGCGCGACCAGGCGTTCCAGGAGGTCAAAGACGTCATCGTCGTGGTCGATCCCGACGACGTCGTGGTCGAGATCAACCGAGCGGGCTCCGACCTGCTCGGTGAAGCGGTGCTCGGCAAGCCGCTCGCCGAGGTGCTGCCGGACCCGTCCGAGAGCCCCGGCGAGACGCACGGCCGGACCGTCGCACTCGACGGGGCGGACGGTCGGCGCTACTTCTCCGAGCAGACCTCGCGCATCCCGTACGGACGCGGGGACCCCGGACAGCTGGTGGTGCTCCGCGAGATCACCGACCTCAAGCAGCGACAGGACGAACTCTCCCTGCTGAAGCAGATTCTCGTCCGGGTCTTCCGGCACAATATGCGCAACGACTTCAACGTCATCGAGGGGTACGCCTCGGAGATCCGACAGCGGGGCGACGGCCGGATCACCGAGATGGCCGCGACGATCCAAGAGCGGGCGCGACACCTCCAACAGGAGTCCGAAAAGGCCCGGGAGCTGGAGACGTTCTTCGGCGACGAGGACCCGGTCGCGGTCTCGCTCCGTGACGAGATCGACGGCATCGTCTCGCGGTACGAGGACCGGTCCGACGTCGTGATCCGTCAGTCCGTCGACGACGTGACCGTGCTGGTCGACCCGAAGTTCGGCCTCGCGCTGGACGAGCTCGTCGACAACGCGATCACCCACCACGAGTCCGCGGGGCCGGTCGAGATCACGATCTCCACGGAGTGCGACGACGACCTGGTGGTCCTGACCTTCGAGGACAACGGCCAGGGCATCCCCGGCGAGGAGATCCGGGTGCTCGACGCGGGCGAGGAGACGAACTTACAGCACTCCTCGGGCATCGGCCTGTGGCTCGTCCAGCTCATCGTGACCCGACCCGGCGGGAAACTGCACATCGACTCGGGGCCCGAGGGGGCGCGGATCGAACTGCACCTCCCGCGCGGGGACGACGCCGACTGA
- a CDS encoding 4Fe-4S dicluster domain-containing protein encodes MSDGVMSVGEGTRIFPDVEACIDCGGCVVACKRTWDVPRDEQRISISTMLEGQEGADGMNAASGRALEAGENPGETAIPMQCYHCSDAPCVSVCPTDSLIKTDGDFVDVRDDLCIGCQYCLSACPFGAPQFPEEDEGAAKLFGTGGTMDKCTMCEERQDVGKGPACAEECATDAILVGSPGEIADEMEKRDSGVFFNDVAMNIIFGENAGEFA; translated from the coding sequence ATGAGTGATGGCGTGATGAGTGTCGGCGAGGGGACCCGCATCTTCCCCGACGTGGAGGCCTGCATCGACTGCGGCGGGTGCGTCGTCGCCTGCAAGCGGACGTGGGACGTGCCGCGGGACGAACAGCGGATCAGCATCTCGACGATGCTGGAGGGCCAAGAGGGCGCCGACGGGATGAACGCCGCCAGCGGCCGGGCGCTGGAGGCCGGCGAAAATCCCGGCGAGACGGCCATTCCGATGCAGTGTTACCACTGCTCGGACGCGCCCTGCGTGTCGGTCTGTCCGACCGACTCGCTCATCAAGACCGACGGCGACTTCGTCGACGTCCGCGACGACCTCTGTATCGGCTGTCAGTACTGCCTGTCGGCCTGTCCGTTCGGCGCGCCGCAGTTCCCCGAGGAGGACGAGGGGGCCGCCAAGCTGTTCGGCACGGGCGGGACGATGGACAAGTGTACGATGTGCGAAGAGCGCCAGGACGTCGGCAAGGGCCCGGCCTGCGCCGAGGAGTGCGCCACCGACGCTATCCTCGTCGGCTCGCCCGGCGAGATCGCCGACGAGATGGAAAAGCGCGACAGCGGCGTCTTCTTCAACGACGTCGCGATGAACATCATCTTCGGCGAGAACGCCGGTGAGTTCGCATGA
- a CDS encoding metal-dependent hydrolase yields MMATTHALAGVVLAVTVGALFPESAAGTSLLPVAAAALGGLFPDFDLYAGHRRTLHFPVYFGVAAALATPVAVAVGTPLAVGAALFLAAAALHSAMDALGGGLELKPWLGTSERAVYSHYHGRWIRPRRWIRYDGAPEDLALAVGFAVPAAFVLDGLAESVVFAAVAVSAVYVLLRKPMVLAAEVVVDALPDQLVARLPARFVEDFR; encoded by the coding sequence ATGATGGCCACCACGCACGCGCTCGCGGGCGTCGTGCTCGCCGTGACCGTCGGCGCGTTGTTCCCCGAGAGCGCGGCCGGAACGTCGCTCCTGCCGGTCGCCGCCGCGGCGCTGGGCGGCCTGTTCCCGGACTTCGACCTCTACGCCGGCCACCGCCGGACGCTCCACTTCCCGGTGTACTTCGGCGTCGCCGCCGCCCTCGCGACCCCCGTCGCGGTCGCGGTCGGGACGCCCCTCGCCGTCGGCGCGGCCCTGTTCCTCGCCGCCGCGGCGCTGCACTCGGCGATGGACGCCCTCGGCGGCGGGCTCGAACTGAAGCCGTGGCTCGGGACCTCCGAGCGGGCCGTCTACAGCCACTACCACGGCCGGTGGATCCGCCCCCGCCGGTGGATCCGCTACGACGGCGCCCCCGAGGACCTCGCGCTCGCGGTCGGCTTCGCGGTCCCCGCGGCGTTCGTCCTCGACGGCCTCGCCGAGTCGGTCGTGTTCGCCGCCGTCGCGGTCTCGGCCGTCTACGTGCTGCTGCGGAAGCCGATGGTGCTCGCCGCCGAAGTCGTCGTCGACGCGCTCCCCGATCAGCTCGTGGCCCGCCTTCCGGCCCGGTTCGTCGAGGACTTCCGGTAA
- a CDS encoding potassium channel family protein, translated as MTFIIVGYGRVGARTARILHEEGRAVVVVENDPDKADRAREAGFEVVEGDGTNESVLKRAGVENAVALGGFTGDPNSNFAACMIGKRFGCRVVMRISEDYREEIYERYEEDVDEVVYPERLGAAGAKTALLGGSFNALGELTEQLRLTTVTIPADAPVVGQKVNEIDLGDFGRIYAHGREREEMTIPLPGTVVEAGDQLALVVDDDGLERTRAALLGE; from the coding sequence ATGACGTTCATCATCGTCGGGTACGGACGGGTGGGCGCGCGGACCGCGCGGATCCTCCACGAGGAGGGCCGGGCGGTCGTCGTCGTCGAGAACGACCCCGACAAGGCCGACCGGGCCCGCGAGGCCGGCTTCGAGGTCGTCGAGGGCGACGGGACCAACGAGTCGGTGCTGAAGCGGGCTGGCGTCGAGAACGCCGTCGCGCTCGGCGGCTTCACCGGCGATCCGAACAGCAACTTCGCGGCCTGTATGATCGGCAAGCGCTTCGGCTGTCGCGTGGTGATGCGGATCAGCGAGGACTACCGGGAGGAGATCTACGAGCGCTACGAGGAGGACGTCGACGAGGTCGTCTACCCCGAGCGGCTGGGCGCTGCGGGCGCGAAGACGGCGCTCCTCGGCGGGAGCTTCAACGCGCTCGGCGAGCTCACAGAACAGCTCCGGCTCACGACGGTGACGATCCCCGCGGACGCGCCGGTGGTCGGACAGAAGGTCAACGAGATCGACCTCGGCGACTTCGGGCGGATCTACGCGCACGGTCGCGAGCGCGAGGAGATGACGATTCCCCTCCCCGGAACCGTCGTCGAGGCCGGCGACCAGCTCGCGCTCGTGGTCGACGACGACGGGCTCGAACGGACGCGAGCGGCGCTGCTGGGCGAGTGA
- a CDS encoding DsrE/DsrF/DrsH-like family protein gives MSTDASGADAENAPSDDDAPTRAELAARVDELEARLAEGDADDGGKKMSIIATKGTLDMAYPPLILASTAAAFGYEVTVFHTFWGLDILHEERSTDLKLSSVGNPNMPVPNVVGALPGMDRVTTSMMERRIEDNDTATIEELIETSLEMGVEFQACQMTIDLMGYDEDDFYDGVRTGVGAATAIQDMAEADIQLLI, from the coding sequence ATGAGTACGGACGCCTCCGGCGCCGACGCGGAGAACGCTCCATCGGATGACGACGCGCCGACGCGCGCGGAGTTGGCCGCCCGCGTCGACGAGCTCGAAGCGCGGCTGGCCGAGGGCGACGCCGACGACGGCGGAAAGAAGATGTCCATCATCGCCACGAAAGGGACGCTCGACATGGCGTACCCGCCGCTCATCCTGGCGAGCACGGCCGCCGCGTTCGGCTACGAGGTGACGGTCTTCCACACCTTCTGGGGCCTGGACATCCTCCACGAGGAGCGCTCGACGGACCTCAAGCTCAGTTCGGTCGGCAACCCCAATATGCCGGTCCCGAACGTCGTCGGCGCGCTCCCCGGGATGGACCGCGTCACGACCTCGATGATGGAACGGCGGATCGAAGACAACGACACCGCGACCATCGAGGAGCTCATCGAGACCTCCCTGGAGATGGGCGTGGAGTTCCAGGCCTGTCAGATGACGATCGACCTGATGGGCTACGACGAGGACGACTTCTACGACGGCGTCCGCACGGGCGTCGGCGCGGCGACGGCCATCCAGGACATGGCCGAGGCCGACATCCAACTCCTGATCTAG
- a CDS encoding YeeE/YedE family protein — MIADPVPLQLFAELFPDGISRYAVGGLLVGLGAVVIYVGTGIAAGASTFLESTLSYVSEQSRFQRYVGSRDWRVVFTLGIVLGAFAFAATVQSGVLATPLYDPGSTEGLYEAFGVTLWTTDVQPWRLFVGGVLVGIGTRIGKGCTSGHGVCGVGSASKTSLVGVATFLFVAIVTAQVVAALGVSP; from the coding sequence ATGATCGCTGATCCGGTACCGCTCCAGCTGTTCGCCGAGCTGTTCCCCGACGGGATCAGCCGCTACGCCGTCGGCGGACTGCTCGTGGGCCTCGGCGCGGTCGTGATCTACGTCGGGACCGGCATCGCCGCCGGCGCGAGCACCTTCCTGGAGTCGACGCTGTCGTACGTCTCCGAGCAGTCGCGGTTCCAGCGGTACGTCGGCTCGCGGGACTGGCGCGTCGTGTTCACGCTCGGAATCGTCCTCGGCGCGTTCGCCTTCGCCGCGACCGTCCAGTCGGGCGTGCTCGCGACGCCCCTCTACGACCCCGGCTCGACCGAGGGGCTGTACGAGGCCTTCGGCGTGACGCTGTGGACGACGGACGTCCAGCCGTGGCGGCTGTTCGTCGGCGGCGTCCTGGTCGGGATCGGCACCCGGATCGGCAAGGGGTGTACCTCCGGTCACGGCGTCTGCGGCGTCGGCTCGGCCTCGAAGACGTCGCTCGTCGGCGTCGCGACGTTCCTCTTCGTCGCCATCGTGACCGCGCAGGTCGTCGCCGCCTTGGGGGTGAGTCCATAA
- a CDS encoding YeeE/YedE family protein yields the protein MADRHPLFMPLILVGGLIFGFGLGFSQMARPEVVLDFLQFEDFGLLFVMFGAAIVTGVGFAVMPRIRDAAPLTGDPYERRLKPFDRNVLVGGAIFGVGWGLSGICPGAAYASLGVGNVTILWALAGMFVGAYLQGYVRS from the coding sequence ATGGCTGATCGGCATCCCCTCTTTATGCCGCTGATCCTCGTCGGCGGGCTGATCTTCGGCTTCGGGCTCGGCTTCAGCCAGATGGCCCGGCCGGAGGTCGTCTTGGACTTCCTCCAGTTCGAGGACTTCGGCCTGCTCTTCGTGATGTTCGGCGCCGCGATCGTCACCGGGGTCGGCTTCGCCGTGATGCCCCGGATCCGCGACGCAGCGCCGCTGACGGGCGACCCATACGAGCGCCGGCTCAAGCCCTTCGACCGGAACGTCCTGGTCGGGGGCGCGATCTTCGGCGTCGGCTGGGGGCTCTCGGGCATCTGCCCCGGCGCGGCCTACGCCAGCCTGGGCGTCGGCAACGTCACCATCCTGTGGGCGCTCGCCGGGATGTTCGTCGGCGCGTACCTCCAGGGCTACGTCCGGAGCTGA